The following is a genomic window from Theobroma cacao cultivar B97-61/B2 chromosome 10, Criollo_cocoa_genome_V2, whole genome shotgun sequence.
TAGCCTAATCTTGTGTGCACATGAGCCCACTCAATTTTCCTTGCTTACAACAAGCCCATAGttaattttcatatataagGCATTCACATTTTATATATCTAAGCAATGTGGGATGCTTGAACCTTATGAAATATACTATTTTTCAATAGTATATTAGATTGAAAAAGACAAAGCAAGGAAAGCTCAATTTAATTAAGCTACAATAGTCATAGCAGAAAAGTTTATTATATTCTAATTTTGTCTTTCAAAGACTTAATACTCTAGCAAGgaaattataattagttaattatgaAAGCTagttatttatcttttgaaaTTGGATATGAATAGATTTCTAGTACTATATCAGACAAACATAGTATTATCTACATATATAATTTCTTTGTACCAAGCTGATCAAATTagcatataataaaattttacttttcaaaaaaaaaaagcactgTTAAAACTAAATGACGATGTTCATCACCTGCATCAACTCGAGTTGAAGCATAGTTCCTTTCTTCGTAAAATACTTATATACTTTCGATTGAGTCAAGTATTTAattacttataattttttgttattggACTATAAATCATGTTGCTATACAActataaaaagaaagtaatTTGCATTTTtctacaaaaataaatttgtttttttttttaaattttggatcATAAGAAAGATCCATATAATTGTTATTGGATCCTTATGATTACTCTCATATAATGccttgatttgaaaattttactaaaGTTATATCAgattgttgatttttaattttaaatagtatactatatatgtaaattatttaattatttatttatatttttttttctcacagaaCTGGGTGCGAATCCTCAGCCCTTAATTCgctaatgaaaagaaaaaatctttcTTTGGATTCAAACTGCCAAAGCAAGGAAAGCTCAATTAAATCAAGCTAGAAAAGTGCTAGAAGAATCGTTTCAATTCTTCCGAAAACTTAAGCTAAGGTATAACAATACCAGAACACAGTACAACAGGaaatttcttgttatttatggCTACGCAGGAAGGAAGGAAAAGTCGCAGAACTGGGGAAGAAATAACATATGAAAGAGGATTGATTGTGATCCCTGATCAAAGCTTACGCGGTTATGCCGAGGTTAATGTGTATAAATACTTTCATGTAGGCTCTTCTCCATTATCATCAGACTCCAGTTTATCAATTAtatcaaagaaaaatactcATATCGATCCAGCTTTCTTGATCTGCTCATACAGATATATAAATCTTTGCAGAAGACATGCCAGTGTTGCTAAAACTAAAGGTCGATGGTCACCCACACCAGCTTGAGTTGAAAAACAGCAAAGTTCCTTTCTATTGCGATGGATGCATGGAGCTAGGATTTGGATTTTGCTACCAATGTCCCAACAAGGACTGCGATTATATTCTCCATGAGACGTGTGGGATTCGTCGGCCTCAGACATTTCACAAATTTTTTGAGACCTGCGACTTCAAATTTCACAAGGAAAATCCACTGGGAGGCACCCGAGTCTGCGACGCCTGTGCCTTGGAGATACAAGGCTTATTGTACCAGTGCTCCCATGGGGATAAAGATTTACATCCCTGCTGCGCAAACCTTCCACCGGTCTTTTCCCTCCCGGGTCTCGACATGGAAATCTACCTACGCAAAGAGATCAAATCGAAATGCTTAAAATGCCAAAGCAGGAAAAGATCATCAGGCAAAGTCCAGGGTTGGTCCTATGTTTCTTCGGATGGTGCGTACTGTTACCATGTGGCCTGCTTGAGAGGAGCCTTGCTTGAGAATTGGAAATTGGGTTATTTCCAACTTGatgttgctgctgctgctgatGAGAATACAAAAACCCTTGCCTTGCAAAAGCTTGCTCCAAAAGAAGTAGCCCTCCAAGGTAGGGGGCAAACCTCCAAAGTAACGAAGGGTATCAAGTGGTTGATCATATTTCTCAAGCTGGTCATTTCTGCTATATTTGGAGATCCATTGTCTCTAATTGCTAACTTGTTTATCAGCCTATGAACATTTAGTGGCTAGGCTTTGATTGTTTCATCCGAACTGTGAAGATatgttaatttgttttttcttagCAGATAATTGGTGATGGTATGCAATTGTTAAAATTCCTTTATGATTTTGTTGTATGGTGTTAATTTAGGCCCGTAAGCACTATGTCATTGAACCTCTTCGGTTTCAAGTGTTCAAGTGCTTTTCTAATCCTATGTGTTTTTTCCAAATGAAAACGTATCTATTTGTgtgtttataattaaattattgccATGCATCCTTGTTAAATTGATCACTCAAACTTTTTGGATGAAGTTTCATactaaaatttgtaaaatttctaattttgtttttaaaattatacattgtatataattttctttttgaaagtTAAGTTTCATTGAATTGGAAGGCACCAAttacaaattacaaatatACCGAAAGACTCTACTATTCTAGAAACCTGTTATAGATTCATGGTGGTGACACCTTCCTAAAACTCAAGACACCCTAAAAAATCAACCATGTAAATATGCTTTTACAGACGAGAACAACATCGTAAACTTGCCCAACAGCATATACAAAAGATAATCCTTAAGCAAGGAAACTATTAATCTAGAAATAACTTCTATAATTTCCTGAcaaattcaagattttatatgaaagatggttaaaaaaattataaaaataatatattaactcttatatatataataaaataataaaattaaaaaataacgaCGGTCATCACAAGTTACCTCCCTGATGACATCTCATAAAGTCAACTTCCAAGAGGAAGCTCCCTAATGAAACGTAGGGGAGCATAGCACAGCCATGAGAAGGCCAATGTGAACAACCATCTGATCATCGGACACCAAAACGACAGAAAAGGGTACGCCAAGGGGCACTTCTTAGGTGGGGGAACACTTTCAGCTTGCAAGTTTACGTGTGAACCCTACATACATAAATTTGGGTTCGATTTTTCTGTCGTCAAACTACCTGGAAATTTTATAGTTTAAAACAAGAATGGAAAGTACGTAGATGGAAGCTGCATGCTTATTTTCCTCTGGCTTTCTCTCTACGTTTCCTTCTCCTGCCCAGAAGATTGGGAGTTGACTTGTCAAGACATACAAGTCCTGATTGTATCCAGATTGATGAGAAAAGACGGGAAAGAGCACGTGGCAGCTTTAGAAGAGACTGAGCTGACAGCAAAAGCCAAAGTGTCGACTTTGGAGGGAGCTTGGAAAGTTCGAATGGGCAAGGGCAGCATGGTAGTTTGAGGCGGagaaattaagcataaaaggaaaatggggTTCATGGGCTCtggaaatgaaaaaggagaCGGGCCGAAGGATGGAAATGGATTGGAACAAgtagaagaaaaataagagcCCATTCATACAGGAACCTTCTCAACACATAAATCAAATCCTACCAATTAATATACAAAATAATGGTACACCTGTATAATTGAAAGGAAGGCTTGGCTGGCTGCAGATCAGAAGAATTATCAATCAAGATTGCTTGTTGTGTCCTAGCATGGTGGTGATATGGCATCCCTTTTTAAGTATGACTGTTATCTCTTGATGAGAGTAATGATTCTTCTATGCAGTAGCGGAGGGAAGGCGATGGCAGGGTGGAAGCATCTtcgttttttaatttttttattattatatataaaatttaaaatatataatatcattATCGTTTACCCACTTTTGTTCAAAATCCTAATTATTGCTTCTATGGCCCACTCTCCCTTCTGGTGAATCGAGTTGCTGTTGATTGTCGTTTCTACTGTGGGCTGATTGAGAGGAACTACTATAGCACTTCGCTACAGGGAATAGTTTAGCTATTCTCTGTCTATTCTCACGTTTTTTGCTTTACCTCCGTTCGGTACAACGTCGTCATAAAGAATAGCTATtacttaataataattatttttttaaatgaggTAAAATTCAGATATAGTTATACTCGAgttttttcatgatttttgcTATTCTATAGTTTAGGGGATAGCTCTGAATTATGATAAGGTTAAAATGTCTTTtatactttaaaaatattataattttaaatatatatatattttcttttcttttcattttcccttcttctttctctctcttctcatgttctttcctctctcattctctctctaagtgaCACCAACGTCGGAGATAACATTCGTGGGAGCGATGACGACGACAACGACGATAGAGGTTTCACGACTGAATATGGtcgaaaaatattaaaacggGAGATCTAGCCAGATCTGACACTCAACGGCCAGATCTGCCTGTGGGAAGCACCGGATCTGGTGCTTCTCGACTAGATCCCACGGTTGGATTTGGCACTCCACGACCAGATCCAACTGTGGGAAAACACCGATCTGGAGCCGTAGTGGTCAGATCCGACCACATGGTACCCCAGATCGACGTTTTATTACACCGGTGGCCTTTTCGGCGATCAGctcatgaagaagaaaaaaagaaaaaggaaaaaaatagaattaaaaaaaataaattatttgtaaattttaaaatattaatttttatatataattttaatattattaaaatattaaaatattaatattttaaactattaatgttttatttattaaattattaatatattaaacttttaatgagcataaataaaaaataaaaattaaccctattttaatcataataatattaaattataaataaaatattattaattaaaatattaataattaaattatactaaaatattgatatttaaattattaattattaatattttaattaattataaattattaacatttaaaaaataaaataaaaataaataattatatataataaatggtatttttatctttttattttctattcctttcttattccaaagttattattatcaaccaaacactgtaataagtcataataattattcatacTCTATTCCATTCATTATACCAAACTACGTAATacttattctattttattcccACATCATTCTATTCCcccataataattattctattcAATTCCTGTTTATTTCGCGAACCAAATGTACCAATAATGCTTTGATTTTTGGAACCGGTGAGCTTCTATTGACAGGTAGTTGTAACTCTCATGTAGTTTTGATGGTTTGGCCCTTTCACCTTTGTTGCGTACTCTCTAATGAAGTGGTGTTGGAAGCGGAGATCCTCTTATGCTGAGCATATATCCATCTCATGTGTCTTCTGTAAAAACATTGATTCATTAATACAAGTATTATGtctttcaaataaaaaaaaaattgatttgaaagcAAATAGAATTTCCTCTCTCcgattcttttctttttcataatatttatagaaactcttaaattattcataaaaattgaaataaattttattttttattatatttaatcaagttcatataattatatttttaatcaaataaatttttatgattcataattgattaactatctttaatcaaaatatcatttatcattttgtaCCACATGACGCTGACATAATATGTTAGCATATTATAATAGATGGTAACATGACATACTAATACTACATAATGACATGAGTATGTAACATTTTTTATCCTTCACGTTAGTGCCACTTCAATATGgatataaaaataacaaatagaGTTTTGactaattataattaattaaaccgTTAATTATAAAGAgctatttaatttgatatccaatataaatagtttaggatttttttaaaagtattatattttttttctttcatgcCAACAccacttaaaaaaaaacatgttatCAATATTTGACATAGTCTtggttcttcttttttcttttaatcaatCGTTTTGAGGTTTTAAAGCAAATctatcttttctttaaaaaaaaaaatgatttatgCACTCGAGTATTTAActtaatgaaaaatgagtttaaattttttttttatttaactataaaaaaattattataagaaaaacttctaattaaatttgtcaatacttattaataaaaaaggcaaagaaaaaaattgaaactagAAATGAAAGTTGATTATATTCGGATTAGTAAcaagttgat
Proteins encoded in this region:
- the LOC18586104 gene encoding uncharacterized protein LOC18586104; protein product: MPVLLKLKVDGHPHQLELKNSKVPFYCDGCMELGFGFCYQCPNKDCDYILHETCGIRRPQTFHKFFETCDFKFHKENPLGGTRVCDACALEIQGLLYQCSHGDKDLHPCCANLPPVFSLPGLDMEIYLRKEIKSKCLKCQSRKRSSGKVQGWSYVSSDGAYCYHVACLRGALLENWKLGYFQLDVAAAADENTKTLALQKLAPKEVALQGRGQTSKVTKGIKWLIIFLKLVISAIFGDPLSLIANLFISL